In Aythya fuligula voucher JS04 mitochondrion, complete genome, the sequence CTAATCAAATTCCACTTCACATCAAACCACCACTTCGGATTTGAAGCTGCAGCCTGATACTGGCACTTCGTAGACGTTATCTGACTATTCCTCTATATAACCATCTACTGATGAGGATCCTGCTCTTCTAGTATATTAATTACAATTGACTTCCAATCTCTAAAATCTGGTGTAAGCCCAGAGAAGAGCAATGAACATACTCACATTCATGCTATCCTTATCACTGGCCCTAAGTGCCATCCTAACCGCACTAAACTTCTGACTCGCCCAGATAACTCCCGACTCAGAAAAACTCTCACCATATGAATGCGGATTTGACCCCCTCGGATCTGCACGCCTGCCATTCTCAATCCGATTCTTCCTCAGTAGCCATCCTGTTCCTCCTGTTCGACCTAGAAATCGCCCTCCTACTCCCTCTGCCATGAGCAATCCAACTACAATCACCCCTGATAACCCTCGCCTGAACCGCAGCTATCCTATTTCTCCTAACGCTAGGACTAGCCTACGAATGAGCTCAGGGGGGCCTAGAGTGGGCAGAGTAACAGAAAGTTAGTCTAATCAAAAGACAGCTGGTTTCGGCCCAGCAGACTACAGCCAACCCTGTAACTTTCTTATGTCACCCCTACACCTGAGCTTCTACTCAGCCTTCATCCTTAGCGGACTGGGGTTGGCCTTTCATCGAACCCACCTAGTATCCGCCCTACTATGCCTTGAAAGCATAATACTTTCAATGTTTGTAGG encodes:
- the ND3 gene encoding NADH dehydrogenase subunit 3 (frameshift mechanism unknown (Mindell et al., 1998, Mol. Biol. Evol., 15:1568-1571)); the encoded protein is MNMLTFMLSLSLALSAILTALNFWLAQMTPDSEKLSPYECGFDPLGSARLPFSIRFFLVAILFLLFDLEIALLLPLPWAIQLQSPLMTLAWTAAILFLLTLGLAYEWAQGGLEWAE